TGTTCCCCACCTCTCGTCAGTAAAGACAAACAGCTAGAGAGGAGAGTTTACACACATCTACACAAGCTGAAACACAACTCTCTGACAGGTATACAAGTATGCTGTCAGTAAACAGTTttaatcagtaaaaaaaaacataagagaAGCAAGACTGAGAGGAACAGTAGGAGCCACTCAACAGATCAACTTGTGTATAATTAACAGATTATATAAGATATGTTACGACTGATGGAGGGCTTGGTTCATAGTCAACTTACATGTTGGAATAATGAATGATTAAAAAGATATAATAAAGAATGACATCACCTGCACCTTCACTACCTGTACACAAATAGGAAAGATTAGAATTGTTGTAAACAATAAGGCATTATACAGTGAATCtgctaaaaaaaccaaaaaaaccctctgGTCCAATCAAAGGTTTCATGGAAAttgggctaaaaaaaaaagaaagaaaaaaaactcctaGTACCTGGCACAAGTCTTACAGggttgagcacagcaggcagACAGAATCTCAGACCATCATCAGCCTGCACAGCCAGCTCAGTGACGTACTCCAACCTGATGGAGGCGCTCTCTCCTGGAGGCAGACTGCCCACACTCAGAGAGAATATATGTGaaaaacctgggtgttattcttgactctgagcttggttttatcccacatattaaacacgtaaccaaaattggattttatcatctaaaaaatatagccagagtccgccctattctctctcgggccaacacggagatgctgatgcatgcttttattaccagtcgcattgattactgtaatgccctgctctctggtctccccaaaaagaatatttcacctttgcaacttttgcaaaactctgcagctcgtgtgctgacgaagaccagagggcgggcccacattacaccggttttacaatcgctgcattggctccccgtgtgtttcaggatcgattttaaagttcttttattgatttttaaatgtcttaatggtcttgggccttcttatctttcagatctgcttttaccatatgaaccctcgcggaccctgaggtcctctggtactggccttttgattgtccctaaagtcaggacacatactcacggagaggcagcttttcagtggtatggtcctcgactgtggaacagcctgccggaggagctcagggccgcagagaacgttcatgtttttaaaaacaggctcaagacccacctttttaatttagcttttaactaacgtttatttattttatgcttatttattctatcctgttattctatttatattattaatttagttttacctaatatttattgattgtattcttattcattttttatcttcttactctgtttatacttatatttataAACAGTGTGTATCCATGACCGTTTctgttaatgagagtgtggggaatgagtgggagggtggggtggggtggggtgggctgcttttaaccatgtaaagcactttgtgctacagtttttttgtatgaaaagtgctttataaataaagattgattgattgattgatatctGGACTCTCATCACTCTCCTCCAATAGGAAGGCCTGCTGACCGGAGCTCAGAGCATCATCATACTCCTCACGAGCCTGAAGCACAGGTGACACATGTCAGTGAcattcactgtgtttattttgaATCTCACTTATAATCAGGTTATATTTACTGTCCAGCTCACCTCCTGTTTCTCCTTCACCTCAGCTACAATCTGTGTCTGTCCAGTCTGAGCACTGAaatgacagacagcagcatctcCAGGCAGAGGGAAGACAAAAACAGCCTCTAATGGTTTGTCCTCCTTGTTCTCGTAGTTCAGAGTGGAGACCACTGTAGCCACATGGTCCCtcacctccagctccacctcaGTGCTCTTCAGAGGAACTGACAGAGTAATATTTGTATATTAAATACATGAACCATTTGGCAGGATAATATTGTCGAATTACAACAAATGTCTACATTTAACTATTTTAATAATGAAAAGAGATTTGAGATAAATCAGAAGTCTTTATTTTCTATCACATATGGAAAttgaaaaagtaaacaaaaaagtctgaatTAACTCAAAGcgtgttttatattttacattcttCAAAATATCCATCCTTTGCTTTGagtactgctttgcacactcgtGGAATTTTGTCGATGAGCTTCATGGGGTACTCACCTGAAATAGATacaaggagttcccagagatgctgagaaCTTGTTTgccctggaggtgtgtttggggtcgttgtcctgttgaaaaataaatgatggttcAACTAAACGCACATcggatgggatggcatgtcgcTCTGGTAGCCGTGCTGTGGTAGCCGTGCTGGTTCAGCGTGCcttcatttttgaaaaaatctccaacagtgtcaccagcaaagcactcccacaccatcacacctcctcctccatgcttcacgatgagaaccatgcatgtagagaccatttGTTCACCTGTTCTGCATCGCACAAAGACATGACgtgtggaaccaaagatctcaaatttggacccatcagaccaaagcacagatctGGTCTAATCCTCTGgttttatctgggctctaatctgaggtgctgttaacttgtgatttctgaggctggtgactcatgaatgtatcctcagcagcagaggtgactcttggtcaTCTTTTCCTGCGCTGAAAAATTATAACCTGTTGAATTAATATTAAAGATCCGTTGCAATTAAGTTGTTTTTTCAACCTTAGTTTTTTATGTTACAACTGCACACAAGTTTTTTGTAACatgaatgtaatttttttatgatgttgttatctccaaaagttgattctgttgatctggacgtagcattttgtgggagaaacgttttgtcactcatccaagtgacttcttcagtctcagctgactgcaggtttccccaaaccttataaacagtacatttgcataatgactgaaaccagcccactgaaggaacaatgggctgggaggtcagttccttaatcataattatgcaaattctcatgaccactgatcaacaaccactgaccaaaacccactgatcaaagaacactgatcaatggccatgagtaccattcacagagagttggggaatggctgcaatcacagcattgtaagatggtgacagatgtacccttaggccccctcctcgattcagagatggtctttcccttttcacgtaaatggcctccttgacttcacgctcaaaccagcgttcctccctgtccagggtgtgtacatcctcatcattgaaagagtgtccatttgatttgattttcacccaggtgtcatccacatatctgaaccaatggcttagtggtgttccagggtaggatagcaaagccctcttttccacttcttccatgtacaaattggccacaatgggtgaaactggggagcccatggcacacccatgtttctgcctgtagaactgacccttgtatgtgaagtaggtggaatgaagacacagttccaaaagcaaactcACTTAGTcggtgctgagagtggtcctgctgctgaggttggtgtcatcctgtaatctgaacagaatcaacttttggagatttactttcctggatgattgagaatgcatcaagatgatgttgttatgttttttttattcctgaaaAATATTTATAGAAACCACTTGTTTACTGGACATTAACTGGTTATGTAAAatttaaagatgttttttatgtttatttaatttgACTACCACGTGTTAGGTTGacaagattattttatttttcttacttgttcctaggactgcgctctccgatctccgatgttgttcctgggatctgttGGAGCCGCTCGCtgagcttgggagtcactgcaccgagTGTTCCTATtgccactgggaccactgttaccttcaccgtCCACATCTTGTctagctcttctctgagcctttGGTACTTCTGCCGCTTCTCGTGTtacttcttcctgatgttgctgtcatttggtATTGCTAcgtcgatcactacggccgtcttcttccaCTTGTCTAACActactatgtctggttggttagccgtgtatctggaagtcccacaggatcttagctcggccTTTCTCCACCACCCTCAGGATTGTCTCCCATTTTggcctcgggacttccaggccacaTTCGGCctggatgtttttatttttagggcccgagcacaaaagtgcgaaggccctattgtatctgctctgtttcttattattattattattagggcccgagcacaaaagtgcgaaggccctattgtatctgctctgtttcttattattattattattattattattattattattattataattattattagggcccgagcacaaaagtgcgaaggccctattgtatctgctctgtttcttattattattattattattattattattattattagggcccgagcactgagagtgcgaaggccctattgtatctgctccgtttcttattagggcccgagcacttcgagtgcgaaggccctattgtatctgctctgtttattagggcccgagcacaaaagtgcgaaggccctattgtatctgctctgtttcttattattattattattattagggcccgagcacaaaagtgcgaaggccctattgtatctgctctgtttcttattattattattattattattattagggcccgagcacaaaagtgcgaaggccctattgtatctgctctgtttcttattattattattattattattattattattattattattattattattattattattattattat
The genomic region above belongs to Oreochromis aureus strain Israel breed Guangdong linkage group 14, ZZ_aureus, whole genome shotgun sequence and contains:
- the LOC120443534 gene encoding von Willebrand factor A domain-containing protein 5A-like, translated to MKLIDKIPRVCKAVLKAKDGYFEEFPLKSTEVELEVRDHVATVVSTLNYENKEDKPLEAVFVFPLPGDAAVCHFSAQTGQTQIVAEVKEKQEAREEYDDALSSGQQAFLLEESDESPDIFSLSVGSLPPGESASIRLEYVTELAVQADDGLRFCLPAVLNPVVKVQLFVFTDERWGTPKKSSIW